The Gemmatirosa kalamazoonensis nucleotide sequence TGGTCGGCGTCGTCGTCGTCGCGTTCGCCCTCATCGACCGGTGGCTCACCGTGCGACGCGGCTTCAGCGCGCCGGTGGGCACCGTGCCCTTCCTGGTGTTCGGCGGCCTGCTCGTGGCCGCGGGGCTGTTCGGGCGCAACGTGGTGCCGGCGTATCGCGGCACCGCCACCATCCTCCTGAACGTCATCCTCCTGCTCGTGCTCGTCGAGGGCGCGTCGGCGATGCTTCGCCGCTGGCGGGCGCGCAACCGCGTGGAGCGCAGCTACGAGGAAATGGCGTGGCACCCGTTCTACCGCGACAAGCCGTGGGCGGCCGAGTACTGGCGCGAGTTCGAGGAGTCGAAGCCGATGGCGTACGCGCCGTTCGTCATCTTCCGGCGGCGCCCGTACAACGGCCAGTACATCCACATCGACCGTGACCGCCGCCGCGTGACGCCGGGGGCGAACTGCGCGCCCGGCGCGTTCGTGGTCTACATGTTCGGCGGCTCCACGATGTGGGGCACGGGCTCCCCCGACTCGGCGTCGATCCCGGCGTACGTCCAGCAGGGGCTGGCCAAGCGCGTGTCGGGCCCGGTGTGCGTCGTGAACTTCGGCGAGAGCGCGTACGTCTCGCTCCAGGGGATGATCCAGCTCGCGCTGCAGCTGCGCGCCGGCGCGCGCCCGAACGCCGTCGTGTTCTACGACGGCATCAACGACGTCGGGACGACGTGGCAGTTCGGGCGTGCCGGCAGCCACTCCGACCAGTCGGACATCGCGGCGGCGTTCGAGCGGCGCAGCGCCGTGCGGCAGCTCGCGGAGCAGACCTCGACGTACGCCGTGCTGCGCCAGAGCTTCGCGCCGGTGCGACGCGACACGTTCCCCATCGCGGGGCTCGCCGACTCGGTCGTGCACAACTACCTCGGCGTGACCGAGGTGGTGCGCGCGCTCGGCAAGGCGTACGGCTTCCGCACCCTGTTCTTCTGGCAGCCCGCGCTGAGCGAGTCGGGCAAGGTGATGACGGCGCTCGAGAAGCGCGACGTCGGCACGCGCGCGCGACGGCACCTGCAGCTGTTCGCGGAGACGTACACGCGGATGCGCGCGATCGCCGCACGCGACTCCGCCGACGATCTGCACGACCTGTCGAGCGTGCTCGCCGACATGCGCGGCGACGTCTTCCTCGACCAGGCGCACCTCACGCCCGACGGCAACGCGCGCGTGGCGGCGGCGATGCTGCGCGCATGGGACGGGCTGCCGGACTGCACGGCCCCGCGCGGGTGCGCGCCGGCGGCGCTCGCCGCGCGCTAGCGCCGCGACTCCACGTACGGGGTCTCCTGAGACTGAAGAAGGACTGAAGGAGGACTGAAGAAGGAAACACCAACAGGGTTGTTGGTCCTTCTTCAGTCCTCCTTCAGTCCTTCAGAAACACGTACGTGGAGGCCCGTCAGAAGATCGTGTAGATGAACGGCGCGAGCGCCGAGCCCTGCGCGAACACCATGAGCCCACCCACGGTGAGCAGCACCACGACGATGGGCAGGAGCCAGAACTTCTTCCGCTCCCGCATGAACGCCCACAGCTCGCCTAACAGTCCGCGACGGGCCACGATCGGATCCTCCCGGTAACTAGAACTGACGCTCCATGCGCTCGGCGGTCGGCACCGCCGGCATGTGCGGCTCCCACCGCGACGCGGTGCGCGCGCGGCGGCCGCCGATCGGGCCGCCGGTGCGCCGGCGGACGAACCCGGCGGGCGTGATGGCGACGAAATAGACGACGCCCATGAACACCGGCGTCGTGACCTTCGAGATGCGGTGCGCGAGTCCCATCCACGCGCGCTCCACGGGGCCGAGCGCGGTCGGCGCGACGAGCGCCGCGACGACGAGCGCCCCGCCGACGCCCTGCAGCACCGCGGCGGTGCGCACGCGTCCGCGCCACCACGCGATGCCGCCTAACGCGAGGAACGCGAGGCCGACCGTGAGGCCGAACTTCCGCCCGTCGGCGGCACTCAGTCGAGCTGGAACTCGCGCTGCCATTCGGTCTCCTCCTTCCACTCGCCCTGCCCCGCCTTGTGCAGCACGAACGGGCCGAGCACCAGGCCGTCGATGTGTGTGCGCATGAAGCAGCGATACGCGTCCTCCGGCGTGCAGACGATCGGCTCGCCGCGCACGTTGAACGACGTGTTCACGACCACGGGGCATCCCGTGAGGTCGCGGAACGCGGCGATGAGGTCGTGATAGTCGGGGTTCGTCTCGCGGCTGACGGTCTGCACGCGGGCCGAATAGTCGATGTGCGTGACGGCGGGGATGTCGGAGCGCACGATGTTGAGCTGGTCGATCCCCCACAGCTGGCGCGCGTCGTCGGGCATCGGGATCTGCCGCTCGCGCTTCACCGGCGCGACGAGCAGCATGTACGGCGAGTCGACGTCGAGCTCGAACCAGTCGGCCACGTCCTCGCGCAGCACGCTCGGCGCGAACGGGCGGAACCCCTCGCGGAACTTGATCTTCAGGTTCATCTGCGCCTGCATGCGCGGGCTCCGCGGGTCGCCGAGGATGGAGCGGGAGCCCAACGCGCGCGGGCCGAACTCCATGCGCCCGTTGAACCAGCCGACGATCTTCTCGCCCGCGAGCTCCTCGGCCACGTGGCGCAGCAGCTCGTCGCGCTCCATGCGCCGATAGCTCGCCCCCTTCGATTTCAGGAACGCCTCGATCTCGTCGTCGCCGAACGAGGGGCCGAGGTACGCGCCCTTCATCGTGTCCTTGCCGCGCACGACACGCCGCTCGCGCGCGAGGTAGCGATGGTGGATGAGCTGCGCGACGCCGAGCGCGCCGCCGGCGTCGCCCGACGCGGGCTGGATCCAGATCCGCTCGAACGGCCCCTCGCGCAGCAGCCGGCCGTTGCCGACGCAGTTGAGCGCCACGCCGCCGGCGAGGCAGAGGTTCGGCAGCCCGGTCTCGCGGTGCGCGGTGCGCGCCATGCGGAGCATGATCTCCTCCGTGACCTCCTGCACCGAGCGCGCGAGGTCCATCTCCTTCTGCGTGAGCTTCGACTCCGGCACCCGCGGCGGCCCGCCGAACAGCTCGTCGAACGCGGCGCTCGTCATGGTGAGGCCGCTGAGATAGTCGAAGTACTTCTGGTTCAGCGTGAACGAGCCGTCGTCGCGCAGGTCGACGAGGTGCTCGTAGATGCGGTCCACGTACGTCGGCCGTCCGTACGGCGCGAGGCCCATCACCTTGTACTCGCCGGAGTTCACCTTGAACCCGGTGTAGTACGTGAACGCGGAGTAGAGCAGGCCTAACGAATCGGGCCACCGCATCTCGCGCAGCAGCGTGAGGTCGCGCCCGCGGCCGACGCCGATCGACGCCGTGGCCCACTCGCCCACGCCGTCCATGGTGAGGATCGCCGCCTCCTCGAACGGCGACGGGTAGAACGCGCTCGCGGCGTGCGACTCGTGGTGCTCCGCGTACAGCAGCGACCCGTCCCACCCGCCGAGCGCGGCGCGCAGCTCGCGGTCGGTGAACAGCTTCTCCTTGATCCACAGCGGCCCCGCCATCAGGAACGAGCGGAACCCCTTCGGCGCCACGCCGAAGTAGGTCTCGAGGATGCGCTCGAACTTCAGCAGCGGCTTGTCGTAGAAGCCGACGTGCGCGACGTCCTCGATCCCGATCCCGGCCTCGCGCAGACAGTACGCGACGGCCTGCGTGGGGAACCGCTCGTCCCCCTTCTTGCGCGTGAAGCGCTCCTCCTGCGCCGCGGCGACGATCTCCCCGTCGCGCAGCAGGGCGGCGGCGGAGTCGTGGTAGTACGCGGAGATGCCGAGGATGTACTCGTGCGCCATGTGCGTCAGACCGCGCGGGCGGGAGGATGAGGCGGGCAGGACCCGCGGGCGAGCGACGGCCCACGATGCGTCCGGGCCCCGATCGTGGCAAGCGACGGGTCGACGCATCGTGTGGCGCACGCGCCACGGAACAGTGGCCTCGGCGCCAGTGGTGCGCCGTTTCCAGCCGCAGGGTATGTTGTGACTCCCTCGAGCGCGGGGTCGTCGAGCCGCGAGCCCTTCCGGCCCGACTCCGCCGCCATGGACCGCCGGTCGCCCCCGCCACGGTGCGGGTGTGACTCCCCGACCGGCCCGACCGACAGCCCTCCACTTCCTCGCATGAACATCGCCGTCGTGGGTCACGTCGACCACGGGAAGAGCACCATCGTCGGCCGTCTGCTGGCAGATACGGGGACTCTCCCGGATGGGAAGCTGGAGCAGGTGCGCGCCACGTGCGCGCGCAACGCGAAGCCGTTCGAGTACGCGTTCCTGATCGACG carries:
- a CDS encoding SGNH/GDSL hydrolase family protein, with product MTESSSARPHTGPRVAVLVVGVVVVAFALIDRWLTVRRGFSAPVGTVPFLVFGGLLVAAGLFGRNVVPAYRGTATILLNVILLLVLVEGASAMLRRWRARNRVERSYEEMAWHPFYRDKPWAAEYWREFEESKPMAYAPFVIFRRRPYNGQYIHIDRDRRRVTPGANCAPGAFVVYMFGGSTMWGTGSPDSASIPAYVQQGLAKRVSGPVCVVNFGESAYVSLQGMIQLALQLRAGARPNAVVFYDGINDVGTTWQFGRAGSHSDQSDIAAAFERRSAVRQLAEQTSTYAVLRQSFAPVRRDTFPIAGLADSVVHNYLGVTEVVRALGKAYGFRTLFFWQPALSESGKVMTALEKRDVGTRARRHLQLFAETYTRMRAIAARDSADDLHDLSSVLADMRGDVFLDQAHLTPDGNARVAAAMLRAWDGLPDCTAPRGCAPAALAAR
- a CDS encoding carbamoyltransferase family protein, giving the protein MAHEYILGISAYYHDSAAALLRDGEIVAAAQEERFTRKKGDERFPTQAVAYCLREAGIGIEDVAHVGFYDKPLLKFERILETYFGVAPKGFRSFLMAGPLWIKEKLFTDRELRAALGGWDGSLLYAEHHESHAASAFYPSPFEEAAILTMDGVGEWATASIGVGRGRDLTLLREMRWPDSLGLLYSAFTYYTGFKVNSGEYKVMGLAPYGRPTYVDRIYEHLVDLRDDGSFTLNQKYFDYLSGLTMTSAAFDELFGGPPRVPESKLTQKEMDLARSVQEVTEEIMLRMARTAHRETGLPNLCLAGGVALNCVGNGRLLREGPFERIWIQPASGDAGGALGVAQLIHHRYLARERRVVRGKDTMKGAYLGPSFGDDEIEAFLKSKGASYRRMERDELLRHVAEELAGEKIVGWFNGRMEFGPRALGSRSILGDPRSPRMQAQMNLKIKFREGFRPFAPSVLREDVADWFELDVDSPYMLLVAPVKRERQIPMPDDARQLWGIDQLNIVRSDIPAVTHIDYSARVQTVSRETNPDYHDLIAAFRDLTGCPVVVNTSFNVRGEPIVCTPEDAYRCFMRTHIDGLVLGPFVLHKAGQGEWKEETEWQREFQLD
- a CDS encoding SxtJ family membrane protein gives rise to the protein MAARVPARLSAADGRKFGLTVGLAFLALGGIAWWRGRVRTAAVLQGVGGALVVAALVAPTALGPVERAWMGLAHRISKVTTPVFMGVVYFVAITPAGFVRRRTGGPIGGRRARTASRWEPHMPAVPTAERMERQF
- a CDS encoding DUF5989 family protein is translated as MRERKKFWLLPIVVVLLTVGGLMVFAQGSALAPFIYTIF